CCGCCGGTGGAGGTGCCGAGGAAATAGGCTTTCGTGGGGTTCTTGCCGTAGCGCGCCCGGATCAGCCGCGCCGCCACGTCATGGGTTTTCTTCAGCGAGTTGCCGCCATAGTTGGCCAGCTCCTCGTCGTTCATCGCGAACCGGCCGTCGGTGATACTGCTGCTCTGGTGCCCCGAGTCGTCGCCATAGGTGGCGTAGCCCAGCGCCAGCGGCGCCGGCTTGTCGGCGGGGCCGAAGCGGATCGGCTCGGTGCCGTCGATCAGGCGGCCGTTGAAGCCGCCGCCGCCAAAATGGATGGCCTTGCCGTTCCAGTTGCTGGGCAGGTTGACCGCGAAATTGATGACCGAGGCCGTCGCGTCCAGCGGCTGGATGACGCCGCGCACCTGGCAGTAGTTGCCCAGCGTGTTGCCGGGCGCGTCGGCCGTGATGAAGGTGGCCGACGCCACCGAGGCGCCGCCCGAGGGCAGCGACAGCTCCGCGGCCGTGGCCGAGGCGCCATTGAGCGCGGCGCAGGCCGCTGCCGGCTCCACGGCGGGCGGCACGGTCGGCGGGGGCGGGGTGCCGCTGCCGCCGGCATCGTCCGCTGAGCTGAACGGGGTCCCGCTGCCGCCGCCGCAGGCGGCCAGCATCAGGCACAGGCTGGTGGCCGTGGCGGCCAGGGTGAGAGTCAGGCCGCGAGGGCGCTGGATAGGCATCGTGTGTCTCCGTCTGTTTCTTGAGGGCAGGCGCACGATAGTCACGGCTTCGCTGTACGTCAAATATACTGAGAACGTCATTTCGATATTTTTAAGATATGGAATCGCTCGAGCTGCGTCATCTGAGGTACTTCGTCGCCGTGGCGGACGCGAAGCACATGACGCGCGCGGCGGAAGGCCTGGGCATCCAGCAGCCGCCCCTGAGCCAGCAGATCCGGGCGCTGGAAGACCATCTGGGCGTGAAGCTCTTTGTGCGGCACCCGCGCGGCGTGGCGCTGACGGACGCCGGCGGCCTCTTTCTGGCAGAGGCGCGCCGCCTGTTGCAGGACGTGGCTGCCGCGGAGCAGCGCATGGCGCGCCTGGCACGCGGCGAGGAGGGCTTGCTGAACGTCGGCTTCACCAGCTCGGCGGCGGCGCATGTGTTCACGCCCGCGGCGCTGCGGGCCTGCCGCCGCGAGCATCCGGGCATCGCGCTTGCGCTCAGCGAGTGCAACGCTGCCGAGATCACGGAGTCGGTGGCCGCCTCGCGCCTGCATTGCGGCCTGCTGCGCGTGCCGGTGGCGCGTCCCGCGGGCCTGGCCTTCCAGACCCTGCTGCGCGAGCCCGTGGTCGTGGCGCTGCCGATCGACCACCCGCTGGCCGGGCGGCCCGGCACGCGCCGGCCGCTGTCCCTGCGCGATCTGGCCGGCGAGAAGCTCATCCTGGTCCGCCGGCCGGGCGCGCCAGGCCTGTACGGCAACCTGCTGGCGCTGTTCGAGGAGAAGGGGCTGCGCCCGCAGGTCGCCGCCGAGGTGGAGCGCATGATGACCAACCTGAACCTCGTGGCGGCGGGTGTCGGGGTCTCGGTGGTGCCCGCCTCGATGCAGGGCCAGCATCCGCATGCCATCGTCTACCGGGCCCTGGCGGAGAGCGCCCGGCTGGACGCGCCGTTGACGCTGGTGTACCGGGAGGCCGATTGCGCGGGGCCGACGGCCAGCTTCCTGGCGCTGATGCGGCGGATCGCTGCCGAATGGACCGGGGACCTGCGGCCATGAGCGCGATGCTCCGGCGCACTGCACTGGCGGCCCTGCTGGCCGCGCCGCTGGCCGTGCGCGCGGCGCCCTGGCCGGCGCGCGCCCTGCGCATCCTGGTGGTCTATCCCTCCGGCGGGCTGAGCGATGGCATCGCGCGGGCGCTGGCCGATGACATGGCCGCCGCGCTGGGCGTGCCCGTGGTGGTGGAGAACCGGGCGGGCGCGGGCGGCGCCGCAGGCATGGAAGCCCTGGCCCGCGAGGCGCCTGACGGCTACACGCTTGCCTTTTCCGCCATCAGCCCGCTGACGCTGCGGCCGCACCTGGCCTCGGCACGCTACCAGCCGCTCAAGGACATCGCCCCGGTGGCCAGCATCATGTACACGCCCGTGCTGCTGGTCGGCACCCCGGCCTTCAAGGGCAACAGTTTTCAGGACCTGCTGCAGGAGGCCCGGGCGAATCCGGGCGGCCTGCGCTGGGCTTCCTCGGGCCAGGCCACGGCCGGGCACCTGGTGATGGAGCAGGTGCGGATCCAGAGCGGCACCCGGATCACGCACATTCCCTACAAGGGCGGCGGGCAGCAACTCAACGATGCGCTCAGCGGCCAGTTCGAGCTGCTGTCCACCAACATGGGGACGGCCCAGCTCGGCTACATCCGCGCCGGCCGTCTCAAGCCGCTGGCCGTGGGAGCACCCACGCGGCTGGACGCGCTGCCCCAGGTGCCAACCTTCACCGAGCTGGGTTTTCCGCTGGCCAACCAGGTATCCCTGTTCGGCGTGTTCGCGCCCGGCGCCACGCCGGCCGAGGTGCTGGACCGGCTCAACGCGCTGTTCAACCGCATCCTGGCGCAGCCGGCCTTCCGGCAGCGCCTGCTGGCCGCCGACAACGTGCCGGCGGGCGGCACGCGCGCCGCCTTCGCGGACGAGATCGCCACCCAGTACGAGATCAACGGCCGCATCGTCAAGGCGGCCGGGATCCGCCTCGAGTAGCCGGGAACAAGGGGGTTGGGGGTAATTGCTAAGTAAGCGTATGATTTCCCGATCACGCGACACCAGGAGACCCTCATGAACGCACCGCAGGCCCTGTCGCGGTGGAGCCAGCCCGGTTCCAGCCGCGTGCCCTTCTGGGCCTACACCGACGCGCAGCTCTACCAGCGCGAACTCGACAACATCTTCTACGGCAAGCACTGGTGCTACGTCGGCCTCGAGGTCGAGATTCCCCAGGTCGGGGACTACCGGCTGAGCTGGGTCGGCGAGCGCCAGGTGATCATGGTGCGCGACCGCGTGGCCCCGAAGGACCGGGGCACCGACACCGGCGTCCGCGTGGTGGAGAACCGCTGCGCGCACCGCGGCGTGCGCTTCTGCCAGCAGCCGCACGGCACGGCGCGCAGTTTTGTCTGCCCCTACCACCAGTGGACCTACAAGCTCAACGGCGACCTCGCGGGCCTGCCGTTCAAGGACGGCGTGAAGGACGGCGAGTGCGTCAATGGCGGCATGCCGCCGGGATTCGACATCAAGGACCACGGCTTGACCAAGCTGCGTGTGGCGGTGCTGCACGGGCTGGTGTTCGCCAGCTTCAGCGACGAGGTGGAGCCGCTGGAGGACTACCTCGGCCCGCAGGTGATGCCCTGGCTGAACCGCATCTTCCAGGGCCGGCAGCTCACGCTGCTGGGCTACAACCGCCAGCGCATCCCGGGCAACTGGAAGCTGATGATGGAGAACATCAAGGACCCCTACCACCCGGGGCTGCTGCACACCTGGTTCGTCACCTTCGGCCTGTGGCGCGCCGACCAGAAGAGCCGCATGGTGATGGACGCCCACGGCCGGCACGCGGTGATGATCTCGCGCCGCAATGACGGCGGCGAGAACAAGACCGTCACCGAGGGCGTGACCAGCTTCAAGGCCAACATGGCGCTGAACGACGACCGGCTGCTCGACGTCGTGCCCGAGCCCTGGTGGAAGGTGCCCGACCCGTCGAATCCGGGCAGCGAGATCATGCCGACCGTGACCATGATCACGCTGTTCCCGAGCCTGATCATCCAGCAGCAGGTCAACTCGTTGAGCACGCGCCACATCGTGCCGCGCGGCGAAGGGACGTTCGATTTCGTCTGGACGCATTTCGGCTTTGCCGACGACACGCCCGAGATGACGCGCCGGCGCCTGCGCCAGGCCAACCTGTTCGGCCCGGCCGGCTTCGTGAGCGCGGACGATGGCGAGGTGATCGAGTTCAGCCAGGACGGCTTCCGGCAAGGCGGCGAGGGCGGGGCCACGCTGTGCGAGCTCGGCGGCACCGGTACCGAGGCGACCGAGCACATGGTCACCGAGACGCTGATCCGCAGCATGTATGCCTACTGGAAGAAGGTGATGGCGGTATGAGCCTGGAACACTTGCAGCGGCAGTTCGAGGTCGATCAGCTCAACGCCGCCTATGCCGCGGCGCTGGACGGACAGCGCTTCGAGGACTGGCCCGGCTTCTTCGTGCCCGAGGGGCGCTACACCGTGCAGGCGCGCGAGAACTTCGACCGCGGGCTGCCGCTGGCGCTGATGGCGCTGGAAAGCCAGGGGATGATGAAGGACCGCGTGTATGGCGTCACCCAGACGATCTACCACGGCCCCTACTACATGCGGCACGTGGTGAGCCCGGCGCGGATGCTGGCCGTCGAGGGCGGCGTGATTCGGGCCGAGGCGAACTATGCGGTGTTCCGGACGCGGCCCGGCGGGGTGAGCGAGGTCTACAACGTGGGCCGCTACATCGACGAGATCGTGCAGACCCCGGAGGGGATGAAATTCAGGAGCCGCCTGTGCGTCTATGACAGCGAGATGGTCCTGAATTCGCTGATCTATCCGATCTGAGCACAGCGGCGGCACCCCAAGCGGTGCGCTGGGGCCAACCGCGGCGATTTAGCGGCGATTCTTGCTCAGCTCGTTGCCGATCAGGGCGCCGGCGGCTGCGCCGCCGACGGTGCCGGCCGTGCCCAGGCCCACGGAGCTGCCGACCACCCCGCCCACCACGGCGCCGGTGGCCGTGCCGATCTGCTGGCGGCTCGGGTTGGAGGCGCAGCCAGATAGCGCCACCAGCGATGCGGCCGCGATGGCCATCAGGAGTTTCGTCTTCATGTCGTTCACCCTTTCCAGGTTTCATGCAGGCCAGCGGTCGAGCCGGTCCCGTCAAACGAGGCGGTTCGACCGGCCTGTACATGGACTTTAGGTGCGGGGCAGGCCGGAGGCTGTAGGAGAAGGCCCCGGCGGCCCGTGGGCGCATCCCGCCCTTTCGCGAGCGGGTGGCCCGACACGGCCCCGGGAGAGGGCCGCGCCATGCCCGCGAGCCCGGTGGGGCCGCGCGGGCGTGCGGGGCGTGCGGCGGTCAGCGGCGGCGCTGGTTGCCTCCCAGTTCGTTGCCGATCAGCGCGCCGGCCGCGGCACCACCGACCGTGCCCACCGTGCCCAGGCCCAGCGAACTGCCCACCACCCCGCCGACCACCGCGCCGGCGGCGGTGCCCACCTGCCGCGGTGTCGGGTTGGAAGCGCAGCCGGTCAAGGCCAGCAGGGTCGCCGCGGTCGCGGCCATCAGGAATTTCATTTTCATTTCGTCTACCGTTTCGTTGAAGGAACAGGCTGCGCCTGCATGCGCAGCGCCTGTGCCCCGACTCTAAGGGCGGGCAAGGCGCCCACCCGCAGGAAAACATCGATACCGCGTATCAGTGGGTGTCGCGATGTAACGGGCGCAGGGCCGCCGGCCCGTGTATCAGTTGGTGCTTCGCACACCCGTGACAGTGAACGCAGGCGCAGGCGCAGGCCAGGGCCACCGCGGAACCGGCTTTGCCGGGCCGCCGGTGGCGCCCCCTTGGGGGGAGGCGCCGCAGGCGCTTCGGGGGGGAACTCTACAACGGCCGGCTGCGCGCCAGCGGCGGGTTGCGGGCGAAGTAGCGCTGGATGCCGCGCATGATGGCGTCGGCCAGTTGCTCCTGGTAGTCGTCGCTGCGCAGCTTGGCCTCTTCCTCGGGGTTGCTGATGAAGGCGGTCTCCACCAGCACGCTAGGAATGTCGGGCGCCTTCAGCACCGCGAAGCCGGCCTGCTCGACCCGCGGCTTGTGCAGCTTGGCGATGTTGCCGATCTCACCCAGCATCGCGCTGCCGAGCTTGAGGCTGTCGTTGATCTGGGCCGTGGTGCTCATGTCGAGCAGGGCCCTCTGCACCTGCGCGTCCTTGGCCCGCACATTGATGCCGCCGATCAGGTCGGCCTTGTTCTCCTGGTCTGCCATCCAGCGCGCGGCCGTGCTCGAGGCCGCGCCGTTGCTGAGCGCGAACACGCTGGCGCCGCGAGCGCTGGGCGTGAAGAAGGCATCGGCATGGATGCTCACGAACAGGTCGGCCTGCACCCGGCGCGCCTTCTGCACGCGCACACCCAGCGGCACGAAGAAGTCGGCATCGCGCGTGAGGAAGGCGCGCATGCTGTTGCCGTTCACCGTGGTGGCGTTGATGCGTTCGCGCACGCGGTGGGCGATCTGCAGCACCACGTCCTTTTCGCGCGTGCCGCTCGGGCCGATGGCCCCGGGGTCTTCGCCGCCGTGGCCGGGGTCGAGCGCGATGATGATCAGGCGGTCGGTTTTTGCGGCGACGGCGCCCTCCGCCGGGTTTTTGGTGTCATTTGGGGCCGATGTCCGCGTCGCGCGGTCTTTGTCTGCTATCGAATTAGGAGTGGCCGGGCGCGGCTCGGAAGCCGCGGGCTTGCGTGTCTGCTGCACGATCAGCTCGCCCAGCGGATCGCGGGTGCTGCCGGCCGAGCCTGACGACGCGAGGCCGGCGCTGGCCGCCTGGCGTGCGCCGTCGGCCTGCTGCCTGTCCTGCAGTCGCTCGGCGATCAGCGCCTCGAGCGGATCGGCCGCCTGCGTGGGATAGAGGTCGAACACCAGCCGGTGCTGGTAGGCCGCGATCGGGGGCAGCGTGAAGACCTGCGGCAGCACGGGCTGCTTGAGGTCCACCACCAGCCGGACCACGCCGGGCGCGTTCTGCCCCACGCGGATGCCGCTGATGAACGGGTCGTCGGCCTTGACCTTTGCCACCAGCTCGCGCAGGGCGGGGTTGAGGTCGATGCCCTCGATGTCCACGGCCAGGCGCGGCGGGCTGGCCACGAAGAACTGCTTGGCGCTCAGCTGGCCGTCGGACTCGATGGTCACGCGCGAATAGTCTGGCGCCGGCCAGACCCGCACGGCCACGATGGTGGCGCCGCGCGCGATCTGCTGCGCGCCGAGCAGCAGCACCAGCGTGCCGCCCTGGAGCAGGTCACGGCGCTTCATGGCAGCAGTTCCAGGCCGGCAGGGGTCTGCGCGGTGAGGGTGACTTTTCGTGATTCATCGGCAGCGGTTTCTATCGTGACGGCCAGGTCGGCGCGCGGGATGTGGGCCTGCGCCTTCTCGGGCCACTCGGCGAGCTTGAGCCCCGGGCTCGCGAAGATGTCGCGAAAGCCCGCGTCCTCCCATTCGCGCGGGTCGTTGAAGCGGTAGAAATCGAAATGCCAGATCGCCAGGCCCGGCACCTCGTGCGGCTCCACCACGGCGTAGGTCGGGCTCTTGATGCGGCCCGGCACGCCCAGCGCGCGCAGCAGGTGCCGCACGAACGTGGTCTTGCCGGCGCCGAGTTCGCCGTGCAGTTCGATGAAGGCGTGGCGCAGGGCGGGCCGCGCGGCCAGGCGGGTGGCAAAGGCCCGGGTGTCGTCCTCGCTGTGCCAGACGACGGTGGCCGTCGCTTCGCGGGCAGCGGTTTCTACAATGGGCAGGTGACGTTCAGCAGCACTCAGATCGACAGTCCTCAGCTCGTTGGGCAGATCCAGGCCTGGGCCCGTGAACTGGGATTTTCCCAAATTGGCGTGGCCGGTGTGGATTTATCGTCCTCCGAGGCGGGTTTGCTTGAATGGTTATCGCTTGGCTTTCACGGCGAGATGGGCTACATGGCCCAGCACGGACTCAAGCGCGCGCGCCCCGCCGAGCTGGTGCCGGGCACCGTGAGCGTGATCACGGCGCGCATGGACTACCTGGCGGCCGCCACGCCCGAGGGCTGGCAGGCCGTCGAGTTCGCGCGCCTGCAGCGTCCGGCGGAAGGCATCGTCTCGATGTACGCGCGGGGCCGCGACTACCACAAGGTGCTGCGCTCCCGGCTGCAGAAGCTGAGCGACCGCATCGCGCAGCACATCGGTCCGTTCGGCCACCGCGTGTTCACCGATTCGGCCCCGGTGCTGGAGGCCGAGCTGGCGGCCCGCAGCGGCCAGGGCTGGCGCGGCAAGCACACGCTGGTGCTGAACCGCGAGGCCGGGTCGATGTTCTTTCTCGGCGAGATCTACATCGACCTGGCCCTGCCGCCCAGCGATCCGGTGTCGGCCCATTGCGGCAGCTGCCAGGCCTGCCTCGACATCTGCCCCACGCAGGCCATCGTGGCGCCGCACCGGCTCGATGCGCGGCGCTGCATTTCCTACCTGACGATCGAGCACGCCGGCCTGATTCCGCTCGAATTGCGCCCGCTGATCGCCAACCGCATCTATGGCTGCGACGACTGCCAGCTGGTCTGCCCCTGGAACAAGTTCGCGCAGCGCAACGCGCTGCCCGATTTCGACGAACGGGCCGGGCTCAGCGGCCAGCAGCTCACCACGCTCTGGGCCTGGCGCGAGGAGGATTTCCTGCGCCATACCGAAGGCAGCCCGATCCGGCGCATCGGCCACGAGCGCTGGCTGCGCAACATCGCGGTGGCCCTGGGCAACGCGCTGCGCACGGGCCCGGCGCAAGCCGAGGCCTTGCGTTCGGCGCTGCAGGCGCGCCGGCACAGCGCCTCGCCCCTGGTGCGCGAGCACCTCGACTGGGCGCTGATGCAATCCGCATCGCCGGACTGAACACCTGCGGCGCGCAGGAAGCGCCGCGGCCCGAGAGCGGCGGCACCCGCGGACTATAATTTTCCCTCTCTGCGAGCGGGCCGCGCGCATGCCTCCGCGCACTTGGCCGCCCGATCGATTTCCCCCTGTATTTCCCGGAGATATCAAAGATGTTCAAGGCAAGCAAGACCGCACTGGGCGCGGCACTGGGCGCTATGGCGATGGCCGCGGCTTTTTCCGCGCCGGCCTGGGCGGCCGACAAGGCCGTGGCGGTGACGGCGATCGTCGAGCACCCCGCGCTCAATGCCATCCGCGACGGCGTGAAGGATGAGCTCAAGGCCCAGGGCTACGAGGCCGGCAAGAACCTCAAGTGGGAATACCAGAGCGCCCAGGGCAACCCCGGCACGGCCGCGCAGATCGCGCGCAAGTTCATCGGCGACAAGCCCGATGTGATCGTGGCGATTGCCACGCCGTCGGCGCAGGCCGTGGTGGCCGCGACCAAGAGCCTCCCCCTGGTCTACAGCGGCGTGACCGACCCGGTGGCCGCGCAGCTGGTCAAGGACTGGAAGCCTTCGGGCACCAACGTGACCGGCGTGTCCGACCAGCTCGTGCTGGAAAAGCAGATCGAGCTGCTCAAGAAGGTGGTGCCCGGCGTCAAGCGCCTGGGCATGGTCTACAACCCCGGCGAGGCCAACTCGGTGGTGGTGGTCAACGAGTTCAAGAAGCTGCTGCCCGCGCACGGCATCACGCTGGTGGAGGCCGCGGCGCCCCGTACGGTG
This Variovorax terrae DNA region includes the following protein-coding sequences:
- a CDS encoding glycine zipper 2TM domain-containing protein; protein product: MKMKFLMAATAATLLALTGCASNPTPRQVGTAAGAVVGGVVGSSLGLGTVGTVGGAAAGALIGNELGGNQRRR
- a CDS encoding Bug family tripartite tricarboxylate transporter substrate binding protein, which gives rise to MSAMLRRTALAALLAAPLAVRAAPWPARALRILVVYPSGGLSDGIARALADDMAAALGVPVVVENRAGAGGAAGMEALAREAPDGYTLAFSAISPLTLRPHLASARYQPLKDIAPVASIMYTPVLLVGTPAFKGNSFQDLLQEARANPGGLRWASSGQATAGHLVMEQVRIQSGTRITHIPYKGGGQQLNDALSGQFELLSTNMGTAQLGYIRAGRLKPLAVGAPTRLDALPQVPTFTELGFPLANQVSLFGVFAPGATPAEVLDRLNALFNRILAQPAFRQRLLAADNVPAGGTRAAFADEIATQYEINGRIVKAAGIRLE
- the queG gene encoding tRNA epoxyqueuosine(34) reductase QueG, with amino-acid sequence MQAWARELGFSQIGVAGVDLSSSEAGLLEWLSLGFHGEMGYMAQHGLKRARPAELVPGTVSVITARMDYLAAATPEGWQAVEFARLQRPAEGIVSMYARGRDYHKVLRSRLQKLSDRIAQHIGPFGHRVFTDSAPVLEAELAARSGQGWRGKHTLVLNREAGSMFFLGEIYIDLALPPSDPVSAHCGSCQACLDICPTQAIVAPHRLDARRCISYLTIEHAGLIPLELRPLIANRIYGCDDCQLVCPWNKFAQRNALPDFDERAGLSGQQLTTLWAWREEDFLRHTEGSPIRRIGHERWLRNIAVALGNALRTGPAQAEALRSALQARRHSASPLVREHLDWALMQSASPD
- a CDS encoding glycine zipper 2TM domain-containing protein, whose translation is MKTKLLMAIAAASLVALSGCASNPSRQQIGTATGAVVGGVVGSSVGLGTAGTVGGAAAGALIGNELSKNRR
- a CDS encoding N-acetylmuramoyl-L-alanine amidase, with the translated sequence MKRRDLLQGGTLVLLLGAQQIARGATIVAVRVWPAPDYSRVTIESDGQLSAKQFFVASPPRLAVDIEGIDLNPALRELVAKVKADDPFISGIRVGQNAPGVVRLVVDLKQPVLPQVFTLPPIAAYQHRLVFDLYPTQAADPLEALIAERLQDRQQADGARQAASAGLASSGSAGSTRDPLGELIVQQTRKPAASEPRPATPNSIADKDRATRTSAPNDTKNPAEGAVAAKTDRLIIIALDPGHGGEDPGAIGPSGTREKDVVLQIAHRVRERINATTVNGNSMRAFLTRDADFFVPLGVRVQKARRVQADLFVSIHADAFFTPSARGASVFALSNGAASSTAARWMADQENKADLIGGINVRAKDAQVQRALLDMSTTAQINDSLKLGSAMLGEIGNIAKLHKPRVEQAGFAVLKAPDIPSVLVETAFISNPEEEAKLRSDDYQEQLADAIMRGIQRYFARNPPLARSRPL
- a CDS encoding aromatic-ring-hydroxylating dioxygenase subunit beta encodes the protein MSLEHLQRQFEVDQLNAAYAAALDGQRFEDWPGFFVPEGRYTVQARENFDRGLPLALMALESQGMMKDRVYGVTQTIYHGPYYMRHVVSPARMLAVEGGVIRAEANYAVFRTRPGGVSEVYNVGRYIDEIVQTPEGMKFRSRLCVYDSEMVLNSLIYPI
- the tsaE gene encoding tRNA (adenosine(37)-N6)-threonylcarbamoyltransferase complex ATPase subunit type 1 TsaE, which produces MSAAERHLPIVETAAREATATVVWHSEDDTRAFATRLAARPALRHAFIELHGELGAGKTTFVRHLLRALGVPGRIKSPTYAVVEPHEVPGLAIWHFDFYRFNDPREWEDAGFRDIFASPGLKLAEWPEKAQAHIPRADLAVTIETAADESRKVTLTAQTPAGLELLP
- a CDS encoding ABC transporter substrate-binding protein encodes the protein MFKASKTALGAALGAMAMAAAFSAPAWAADKAVAVTAIVEHPALNAIRDGVKDELKAQGYEAGKNLKWEYQSAQGNPGTAAQIARKFIGDKPDVIVAIATPSAQAVVAATKSLPLVYSGVTDPVAAQLVKDWKPSGTNVTGVSDQLVLEKQIELLKKVVPGVKRLGMVYNPGEANSVVVVNEFKKLLPAHGITLVEAAAPRTVDISSAAKSLIGKVDAIYTNTDNNVVSAYEALVKVGNDAKIPLIASDTDSVKRGAIAALGINYYDLGRQTGKVVVRILKGEQPGAIASETSDKLELFVNTTAAEKQGVKLPADFLKSAKTIIK
- a CDS encoding LysR family transcriptional regulator, coding for MESLELRHLRYFVAVADAKHMTRAAEGLGIQQPPLSQQIRALEDHLGVKLFVRHPRGVALTDAGGLFLAEARRLLQDVAAAEQRMARLARGEEGLLNVGFTSSAAAHVFTPAALRACRREHPGIALALSECNAAEITESVAASRLHCGLLRVPVARPAGLAFQTLLREPVVVALPIDHPLAGRPGTRRPLSLRDLAGEKLILVRRPGAPGLYGNLLALFEEKGLRPQVAAEVERMMTNLNLVAAGVGVSVVPASMQGQHPHAIVYRALAESARLDAPLTLVYREADCAGPTASFLALMRRIAAEWTGDLRP
- a CDS encoding aromatic ring-hydroxylating dioxygenase subunit alpha, which gives rise to MNAPQALSRWSQPGSSRVPFWAYTDAQLYQRELDNIFYGKHWCYVGLEVEIPQVGDYRLSWVGERQVIMVRDRVAPKDRGTDTGVRVVENRCAHRGVRFCQQPHGTARSFVCPYHQWTYKLNGDLAGLPFKDGVKDGECVNGGMPPGFDIKDHGLTKLRVAVLHGLVFASFSDEVEPLEDYLGPQVMPWLNRIFQGRQLTLLGYNRQRIPGNWKLMMENIKDPYHPGLLHTWFVTFGLWRADQKSRMVMDAHGRHAVMISRRNDGGENKTVTEGVTSFKANMALNDDRLLDVVPEPWWKVPDPSNPGSEIMPTVTMITLFPSLIIQQQVNSLSTRHIVPRGEGTFDFVWTHFGFADDTPEMTRRRLRQANLFGPAGFVSADDGEVIEFSQDGFRQGGEGGATLCELGGTGTEATEHMVTETLIRSMYAYWKKVMAV